The DNA segment aaacctatgccaacatttacagaattcccgaaaattggggcgttacaaccagcgccttccaaaaccctaaacttctcctcCAACCACTTACAACGATCCTCCAACTGTTTTGAGGATTCGGTTGCCATTCTTTCCCTCCCCATCATATCCATATCAGGAGTGATAGGGTTGATCGGGCTATCGCCCAAATTATTTCCTGACCCAGATGGGAAATTCATGGGGATTCCAGCATCAACCGGCCCATGTTGAGGCCTCTCAAtgacagatggccttctaggaggtgcctcAGTTTGCACTGGCACATGAGGCGGAGTGAAACCCGGAGGATGATCCTCACCCTCCTCACCAGTGATAGCCATGGAGGcctttcctttatcagtggcCCTTAGAAGCTGAGCCATTTTAGCTATCATATTCCTCTGAGCCTCTATTGCTCCATCATGTCATTCTGCATCTTGGCCAACTGCTCCTGCAATTGGTCTTGCATATCAGTTTGCAATTGttcgaacctttgatccatactcttagttttagtgcgggtgccgtaaggatgtgtgatttccagattttcttttctaccttcggaagtaaactttaactaattaaggactttctataactttgaatgcatatgatgtgatgtaatgcaaatgcttgaatgcaaaaaggcatcgatctcgattcaatctcatttagaaaactttatttagaaaaataatatctttacatataaatggattacataTACGTCTTTGCCCGAACGCCTAAAGTTCTAActttatctaataaaagggctaactctcgacCTTTATCAGACGTTGACTCATACATCATACTCAACGCATCAGCTCGTACTGCTAAGTCTCGAACATATTCAACAATCTCTCGGATCTGGGCTATAGCCTCCCCAATAACGTAATCCTTATCTCTGACTTGACCTTTAACTTGATGGAGCTCTTCTTTGAAACAATCTTCTTGcgcctcgagctgctcaatccgAAGTTCACCATCATGCAATGCCACTTCCAAATCTTCAACCTTACTTTTTAGCTCCTTTAACTAGACCGTAGGATCATGGTTTCGGTGCCAACGaagggatcttccaagctcagttacCTTAGTCTTCAAACCTTTATTCTCTTTCTCTAATGTCAAATTCTGTGaccgcatctcttggaacttcctctcccaatactcggctctAGCTTTTTCCTCTTGAACTTCTTTCTGCCACTGTTCTGAAGACCTTCCTAACCCCACTCATTTTAAAGATACTTGTGCCTTCTTATACTCCTCTTTTAAATCATCTCGGTCCTCCTCAACCTTCATTTTTTCTTTCCTAACTTTTTCAACCTCTTTCTTTTGCAGGTCAACATCTAGACTCAGGTACATCTTCTCCTCTTCAAgcttttttatcttcttttcaaGTTCCAAATTCTTTCTCTTAAATTCTTGCTTCATGATATCAAGCTCCGAGGGTATCACTTGTAGATATTCTTCCATTGGTCGAACTTCCTCCATTTTTGTCACAGGGATATTATCGTTAATCCTTCTACTCCTCTACTCGGCATATTCAGGGGTCGTAGCAGGATTAATGGCTTCTCCCTTCAACCGCCAAGTCTTGTTCCAAGCACTAGAAACTTCGCTAACCTTCCTCTTGTAATCAGCTCCTCTGTATACAAACTCACTTTGAGCTAACCCATGAGTCACTAGTACAaactgtctcaatccatgctgcctcagcacgagcaaaggggcataaccaatggcaccccaaattcccaacaggGGAACCCAATCAAAGCTGCTGCATCGATAAAGTATCTCACCAGGAACCATCTATGGAGCTCTCTACTCAACATCCTCCGACTGAAGATTCTGAAGTAATGCTATCCAATTCTTTTCCGGCACATCCAATTTTCTAGATGAGGCTACTATATCTTTTACTGGGGAGTAGTTCTCAAAGAAAACTCGACAAACAATCCTATCAATCAACCGgaagtgactgtagaaccaagtcaaaagtaactgagcacaccCTATAAACCTGCCTGTACCagccctcctacatgcacctaAGGACCAGAATGTCTTCTCCAAAATCGCAGGGACAGAAGTGACCCTTTTGTtgagtcgatgaaaaagatcCATGGTTGCCTcgtccacatatcccaaagccctagggaaaACCATCAGTCCATACAAACTTAAGGCAAAACTATCTACCTTCTTCGTCTCATCGGGGTGTGTCAAAATCAAATCTTTCAAAGCGTCCCACGAAATGCACTTACACTCAcccttctctttaattctggCCATGATctactgctcgctcatccccgtaatggccattaatttcttccaaaaggtagggacacaagCAACTCGAGAATAGATCTTATCACTCTGAAACCTAGGACAATGAAGTAAGGCGGTGTACTTCTCCACGGTAGGTACCAAGTCTGCTTCCCCAAAGGTGAAACAACTGTACGCCGGGTTCCAAAACTAAGCAAGGGCTCGGAACAAGTGCTCATCTACCTGAATATTGACCAAGTAAGGTAAATCTCCGTAATTATCGTAGAATAACTGCTTGGTCTCATTGCCCCACTAATCTcaaatttccttaagctcttggagattattctgtaTGACACTAATACGAGTATAATCCGACAGCTCCGACACATATCCCATAGTTATACTGTCTCCCTTTTCTAGCTGAGTTTGCTCTGACCATCTATGAATATCAGCGTTGccctctactttatcaagaagtccgttctccataataaaacttcctaacttagaaactgaccgtgaatcgatacctttgtaaatgcaaaatgacatgcaaacaaaagaaaagaaatagtcagtatcacatgatatcaataaatctcaacgataatttataagggtaatatctaaagtatagctctaactaagttgggctcttacggcttttctatatgaggttagttctaaagtttgaggtacccgaaccagcagattcctcgattctcacccattataggctcatttgaaacgagttcagttcaggggaatacatttccctatggctacacggagatgaaactctcatgaaaccataggtacggatgtatcccgaaagtgatccactatcctgcacggaggcgaaaacctcacgaaggcgtaatttctcactcccacttaagggtgtgaccacaacggtcatgcaaatgcaatgcgtatcagaatatataACATACGCAATAATACagacacatgtaatgcaaagaggattgaattttaaaatttttcaaatttccgacattaagacaaaaggtaatcaattatacggcttgactctcttattagtccccagtggagtcaccaagttgtcgagaccatttttaaatcgagttttggaaaatgggaatcgactttaagaaaaatgaaaacgggagtggccaccaatctttttaggtgtgattggatcaccaataaatcattagttttggtctatgaaataaaaagaacgggttcgggagtcggttacgtacgaggaaggattagcaccctcataacgcccaaaaattgatacctaattaattatcaaatgtctttaaggtcagaaatttaaaaattttaagatgcaatcctttttagaatattttgattttgaaaaattaggGTCCACTTGTATCAAACGAATCAAAATATCTcttccagtaagttaggacacaatatttttaagacattcgaAACTAAACTAGCTTTTTTGAAAATCTCTATCTCGAAATGACAAAAcgccacatccagtaagttagaacgaaacactttgaaattccaagacagttgtttgtattttgaaaaccttaaaaaacatagaaaggtacttgactattcgaactcaacgagaaaaattgcaacccagtaagttagggcactacttttctcgaaatataagaaaatataatataaaataataaaaatataataagtattttgtatataaaaatatggtaaaataattagtataaaaaacaaaataaataatatataataaaaaatatataagaaagatAGATATTATAAGgaatattgaataataaaaatatagtatgtaataaaaattcataaataattataatgaaatataatatggtatacgtataataataaagtaacaaatattttaCGTATAGAAACatagtataataaaaaaatataatatataatagaatttaaaaacatatataatgtATAGCCCATATTATCggtaaaatataaaacaataaataggATATGAGTAATTTTCAtaagaatattataaaataaataatatacatatataaaatatataaataaagaaaggtgtaatatatataaatggaatATGAATACTATtataaataaggataatatatactattatttattaataattttttttaaaatttatttgccaTTTACAAAtctagtaaataataatataattttaaaaaaatatatataaagaaatatataaaataagatatacaatattatataatttatagataaaatatatgataataaaaaaataatggaaaataataatatatatagctaatatttataaaaaaaatataaagtatttaaagtaaattaaaatataaaaaggtttaaacttgaatttaattagaaaatctaaggttaatttgcaaaataataaaaaaattctgaGCCTGATTTGAAATGCGCGTTAAATTCagaggactcactgggcaatttgccCTAATCCTAAACGACACCGTTTTTCGAATACTGTTTTAAAAACACcgaagggactaaattgaaacaaaattaaataattagggctaaattaaaaataaataagatgaaattataaaaattaaaaaaacgagAGGGCCAATTAGGCAATTAACCCACTttacgaaaacacgcggatcctccccgggtaatcgggtcaacacgcggaccTTGGAAGCTTtagaacgacaccgttttgggctTATTAGATGAAGCAGAAACGATGTCGTTTCGttgaggctatataagccaaatgtTAAGCTTCAAAATCATTTAGCACctggtttagaaaaaaaaaagagagaaatccTCTGAAATTCTTCCCAGCCCTTTGAGCTCCGGCCCTAGGCCGGTCTGCTCCGTTCATCGGACCTCCGTGCTCAGCCTCACGCGCCGTCACCAACTCCGCCACACACGGCGGTCGGGATTCGAAAAGCTTCGCTTTTCTCGGCGAATCTCGAAGGTATCTTTCTCTCCtctattttaatgtattatatataagttatttaCAATAAAGCagtaaaataaaagtagaaacaATAGATCACCTTCGTTTCTCTCGAAATCCTTCTGATATATTATTGCAAAAAATATTTGGAGTACAATATTTTTGTGGTCTGTTTCTCTCTCTGTGTATTTTTTTATGCTTCTCTGTATATCTATCAGCGTAAGTGTTCTTACAGATTTAAgaaaaggctttatagccttaaTCTTCTCcctattttggaaagaaatcaaaagattTCTTTCCAAACCCTGTTCTAATCTATTTGTTGTAGTtttgctttgatttctttccttttcctgCAGGTGACTGCGAGGATCTCGGTGGCAAGACAAGGCTGAGGTGTAGCGCGCTGATGGAGCCTTGACGTGAGGCCAATAGACACTCCCCGAAAGTTCTGGAGCTTCGTGAAACGAAAGGGCACTAATTGGGCATGACGTTTGAGGCGCCTGAAGCTTCCAGAATGCTTTGCGGCGCGAGGATAAAGAGAGCTAGGGTTTCTAACCCTATCTGAAAGTCATTTGGGGCCCCTACTATTTAGGCCTTCGGGTTTATTGGTATTAGGTGGGTCTGTTTGGGTCTGTTGTAATGGGTCCAGTTTAAGTTGGGCTACGGGTGTATTTGGGTGCATGGGTAGTGGGATTTAGGTTTGAAGGTTTTAAATATTGGGCCAATAGTGTTTGGGCTCTTGTAAGCTAGACTGTTTTAAacaaacatttatttatatattttaaaagcccgggcaaatttgggctattacacaaataaaatatttaaacatcaaaatttaatgttaaaagaactaaaataaaataaattgaaaatgttGTCCATTTTAGTGATAAGTAATTTCTtacctaattattatttttttgcacttttttattagaaaaaagaattataagatggcttttattaaaaattatcaaatgtttgaaacaattaaattattgacttaaattaattttttcgacaacttaaatatataattttgttaACAAATTGTTATAGTTAAGAAGCATTTAATATAAATCTAAAAAAgcttatatttaatatttaatataattttaattaaattagtggtTTAAGCCCATAATCaggtataaattttatttatttaatcatcaaTGAAGTTGAAAACAAACTTTACCAAGATTCTAAGACATGTCCAAATCACTCATTAATAATAATTAGTAGAATAAAATGGATAATCAAGATTATTAGCAAGGTGATAAGGAAGATTAATCTACAATATATTGTATGtccaatatttatatatacatagagCGAGAATGGGGTTATTTAATTAGAGAAATTAAAGATAAGTGTTAGCATTTAATGTAATATGATAAGATAAGATCACATGCTTCATAGTTGAttccattaaaaaaaaactacaagaaaaatagaagagAGAAAGGAAATCTTGGGGACCAGCAAATCCCTTAATTATGCTACCACCTTTCTTTTCCATTAGCTTCTCAAAGGGATCATGCATGAAGATTGAGGAGATCCCATAAAGTAATGCAAAATCATATACCTCTTATACACTACTCACTACATTACAACTCAATGCCATAAACCTTATAAGgagaaataaattaataataataatagtattttttttggtaaaaataatatGGAGTTATCTATATAagaagttagattgcatttttttttccttttactcaaaaattaggtaaattagttcttatacattagatcaaagagcaaattgatcatttctattaaaaatttcatccatttctactgttaaaagtTAGTATTCTGACAAAATAATCAAACAGTTAGATGTGGCGTGCCACGTGTATCTCATTCTAACATTCAAtgactaatttttaatagtaaaaatagatgaaattttaacatAAGGATCAGTTTGCTCTTTTATCTAATGTACATGGATTAAAttactcatttttttaaatagagagaaaaatacaatttaatttatagtATAAAAACAtctataattcttttatttttttaataatatctaAAACTGAATTTACATTTTGCATGCTGGATTCATGTCTTGGAGAACTGCATTTGTCCTTgcttttttaaatcttttttaagTAGCACAACACAAACATCACTTATTTGGTTGAGTgcccttttaatttaatttaatttaatttaatttcttctcACTCTCTCTTAGCAAAATTGCAAGGAAAGGAAATTTCATCGATCCTTGGTGTTTGCACCATGCATGGGTAAACCCTTGCAATTTCCATGAATATGTTTCCctttaatttaaagaatgtttagggttagggttcttgaaattataattgttattgctcaaattaacaaatatatttttcattcatcaaCAATAAGCagtaattaactaattaactctctctctctctctatatatatatgttggaTTTCGCAGTCTTAACTGCTATCCATTAACCAAAATCAGttcaaattttcaacaataaaattcatcttccatcaaaTTAAGCTGCAGCTGCTGATTTCATATACTACAACGACAGCAATAAGATTTTTAATTATAGAATTAGCAActaatttcatgaattgcataaTATTACAAAACTGTGttacaaatatatacattacataCATATAAGGGAGAAGAAACCTATCTACTTGGTCAGCCATTTGCCTAAAATCTTTAAGAAACTGATGCATGCAGAGCTTCCATGCTAAATACCTCTTTATATTTTCTATGATAGCATACCCGCACTCACACAAGAGATATGTACTTACACGAGATGGGATAAAATCAGGACCTTCCTTCATATCTGAGACAAAGGTTGGAAGATGACTGGGGCTCCATATTGTGGGTAAAGTAACATCAGAACCGTCGGTGCATGTTGATAAGTTGGGGCCAACTTAAAAGAGAAGCGTTGGAGTATGATAGAAAGAGCTAATTTTGCTTGCAAAATGGCTAGGTTTTGGCCAATGCAGGTACGGACCCCAAGGCCGAATGGGATGAACCCAATAGGATGTTTGGCCGCACGTGCCACGCCCCCGGAAAACCGCGCAGGGTTGAACTCATTTGCATCATTGCCCCATATGGCTTTATCATGATGAACGGCTAAGATTGGTATCAAAAGCTCGGTCCCATGTGGGATCATGTAACCTCCTAACTCTGCATCAACTTTGGTGCGTCTTATTGTAGCTACGGTTGGAGGATACAATCGCAGCGATTCATTCAATATCATACTCAGCTGCAGATGTCAACCCAAAATCAGACAAAAGCAAGTAACAGATGACAAGGAGACAAGACAAGGATGTTACCGTCTTAAGCTTTACGAAATTATCTTTGTTGGGTATGTCACGTAATCCACACACCCTAAGAACCTCCTCACGTGCTTGCACCTGCCACTGTGGGTGCATTGCAAGAAGAACGGCGGTCCAAGTGAGCAAATTGGAAGTGGTCTGTTTGCCGGCAAAGAAGAAGCTCTTGCACTCTTCGATTATGTCATCCACACTTATGTCATTGGAGGCTTCCATCAATAATCCCAGCAAGTCTTTGGCTCCGTTTCCTTGCATTTTGTTCCCACAATTGCTTCTCCGCCGTTCGATTAGCTTCTTCAACGACTTCTTGATCCCTCTGTCCAATTTCCAACAACTTATGTTCCTCTTCGTCGGtaaaaatctgaaatttaaatGCATATCAGTACCTTTTTCCTATTTGATACCAGGCTAGTATTAAATAGgctaaaaaccaataaaaaaacttctacttctatttttttttttaaatattgtatcgAATGAGGTCTCAACCTTTAAACTCTtgcattttatattaaaatttctacCATCACTagtagattaaaaaaaattataagcaaAATTAAAAAGCTACCATATATGGCTAAGTTTTGAAAACAACAcatgaaaatatttttagattaaaattaCTTATGTAACATTTAACTTAAGTTTAATTGAAACAACAATGATCTTCAATCCGATTTTTAAAACTGATGAACGATCATATGCTAATGACAAAAAAAAGGTACCTATAGCCAGGTATGAAAACTTTTTGAAAAGCCTCGGCAACAAGCACCATTTGTTGGGCTTGAAGACCGAAAATGGCCTTTCCATCTTCATAGCTGCTCCCAAATGCCGTACGCGTGATTACATCTTCGGTTAGGCTCTGAAACCACTCGCATACTTCGATTTCAATCTCGCCGGACTTGCTTCTCTTTATTAATGCTGACCATTTCTCCACCATTTCAATCACACTTTGTGCCACCACTGGCACCAGcaactattttaataataaaacaagttaTTGAATCATCTTCAATGTTATTGTTTTAATGAATGAAGGAAGGAAGGCTTACTTTGAGATTCTCCATATGGAAAGTGGGAGAAATGATTTTTCTATGATGAGCCCATTTTTCACCTTTGAGACTAAGGAGTCCATCACCTTCAAGCTGTTTAATCAGAGGGTGGGCTTCATTTTTTTCGTACAGTTCTGACTTGGATGTGAAGATTTCCCGTATGATATCTGGGTCCGACACCGTCAGCCGAACCGTTGGACCAAACCAAACTATAAATGTTGCACCTGTGTTTCAGTTTTTAAACAAAACTTACAATCATCATCACATTAATATGTCGTAAATGATAATTAACTCCATTACCAAGGAACTGCAATTACAGTGGGGAATGGGGCAAATATTACAAAgatgagaaaataaatatttattgtgTTGCTGGGAGACAAAGACAAAAATGGGATTAtcaaaatatagttttttttttccttttttcaagaaaagaaggaaaaagaagaaaacagaAGTGGAACCATCCAAAAAATCTCAACTTGAACATCAAGCATCCAAGCTCAGAAAAAGCTGTATAGTTTTAAAAAGAAGCACCTGAACTCAGAAAAATAAGCCTTTTTTCCTTCAAAAAAGGTTTACAATTTTTGAAGGATCGACTCTAAGCCAAGGCCATCCCCTCAACTTCAATGATTATCCCCAAAACAGCTCAAGAAGAACGCACAGTTTAACACATTCAAAACACTTGAAAGATGAAAGATAGAGGGTGTAATACATGATTGTACCATAGATTTTCTTCCAATGATGGTAGAAAGAGAGAACTCTGGGGAGAATATTGTGAGAGAAAGGCATGGGTTGAGAAGAAGCCTTTAACATCATGCCCACAAGCTCCTTAACATTTCCAATGAAGAAATGGTAAGGGGGTCCTCTGATCCCTTGCCTTGAGAAATGCTCTTCAATCTTCCTAGGTCTCCACCAAAGCAACACTACCATTTTTAACACCGTCATtaacaacatcaaacatatgcCAACCAGCTTCAACCACTGCCAAACCTCATCcataattcttcaagaaattaaacaagaaaaaagaaagagaaatagcTTAATTTGCTTTGGATTGTGGCTTTGCTCACAGGTTTCCTCCCCAGTGTGGAGCAGCCTTTTTGTGTGCTTGCTTCTTATCTTGTTTAGCTTATGTTGGTTTACTTGCCACCCTTTGTTGGCTGCCCTTTTAATGGTACTACAAACTAgacattatatataatatttaagagAGAGACCATAGGCGAGCCAAGGCCAACGGCGTAGGGGCCGCAATTGGAATTATAAGGGTCAACAATAaaatgtttttcatttatttttgggACAATGTTACCCCTCCTCTTTTTCATTTAGTACTGTTATATCCATcttataaataagtatataacTAGTAAGGTTTATCAGGGTTGATTTTTTGTTTATGTCATATcatagaataaaaatttaaaattaaaatatcctaTGCATTTTATACCTTTGAAATTTAATCacttactttttttaaaaaaattaattttttctattttttgaatttaaaaatttactttcaaattatatataattacttAATAAAAAGTTAATGACTATTTGAACTAATCGATaatattataaaactataaaaactaaattatattagaaatta comes from the Gossypium hirsutum isolate 1008001.06 chromosome A06, Gossypium_hirsutum_v2.1, whole genome shotgun sequence genome and includes:
- the LOC107962634 gene encoding cytochrome P450 734A1; the protein is MDEVWQWLKLVGICLMLLMTVLKMVVLLWWRPRKIEEHFSRQGIRGPPYHFFIGNVKELVGMMLKASSQPMPFSHNILPRVLSFYHHWKKIYGATFIVWFGPTVRLTVSDPDIIREIFTSKSELYEKNEAHPLIKQLEGDGLLSLKGEKWAHHRKIISPTFHMENLKLLVPVVAQSVIEMVEKWSALIKRSKSGEIEIEVCEWFQSLTEDVITRTAFGSSYEDGKAIFGLQAQQMVLVAEAFQKVFIPGYRFLPTKRNISCWKLDRGIKKSLKKLIERRRSNCGNKMQGNGAKDLLGLLMEASNDISVDDIIEECKSFFFAGKQTTSNLLTWTAVLLAMHPQWQVQAREEVLRVCGLRDIPNKDNFVKLKTLSMILNESLRLYPPTVATIRRTKVDAELGGYMIPHGTELLIPILAVHHDKAIWGNDANEFNPARFSGGVARAAKHPIGFIPFGLGVRTCIGQNLAILQAKLALSIILQRFSFKLAPTYQHAPTVLMLLYPQYGAPVIFQPLSQI